The Streptomyces achromogenes genome window below encodes:
- a CDS encoding ABC-F family ATP-binding cassette domain-containing protein — protein MAVNLVNVENVSKVYGTRALLDGISLGVSEGDRIGVVGRNGDGKTTLIRMLAKLEEADSGRVTHSGGVRLGVLTQHDSLDSAATVRHEVIRDMADHEWAGNAKVRDVLTGLFGGLDLPGFPQGLDTVIGPLSGGERRRIALAKLLIEEQDLIVLDEPTNHLDVEGISWLARHLRERRSALVCVTHDRWFLDQVCTRMWDVQRGAVHEYEGGYSDYVFARAERERIAATEETKRQNLVRKELAWLRRGAPARTSKPRFRVEAANELIADVPPPRDSSELMKFASSRLGRTVFDLEDVTVQAGPKVLLKHITWHLGPGDRIGLVGVNGAGKTSLLRALAEAARTEGETQPAAGKVVVGKTVKLAYLSQEVAELDPNLRVLEAVQQVRERVDLGKGREMTAGQLCETFGFNKDKQWTPVGDLSGGERRRLQILRLLMDEPNVLFLDEPTNDLDIETLTQLEDLLDGWPGSMIVISHDRFFVERTTDRVFALLGDAALRMLPRGIDEYIERRQRMEEAAAASAAPALTQKAAPEKSAADQRAAKKELQKIERQLDKVSEKETKLHDRIAAHATDFAKVAELDAELRALAGEREELELRWLDLAEDA, from the coding sequence ATGGCCGTCAATCTGGTCAATGTCGAGAACGTCAGCAAGGTGTACGGGACCCGTGCGCTGCTGGACGGCATCTCGCTCGGCGTGTCCGAAGGGGACCGGATCGGTGTCGTCGGCCGCAACGGCGACGGGAAGACCACGCTGATCCGCATGCTCGCCAAGCTGGAGGAGGCGGACTCCGGCCGGGTCACGCACTCCGGCGGGGTGCGCCTCGGCGTGCTCACCCAGCACGACTCGCTCGACTCGGCCGCGACCGTCCGCCACGAGGTCATCCGGGACATGGCCGACCACGAGTGGGCCGGGAACGCCAAGGTCCGGGACGTGCTCACCGGGCTCTTCGGCGGGCTCGACCTGCCCGGCTTCCCACAGGGCCTGGACACCGTCATCGGCCCGCTCTCCGGCGGTGAGCGCCGCCGTATCGCGCTCGCCAAGCTGCTGATCGAGGAGCAGGACCTCATCGTCCTGGACGAGCCGACCAACCACCTCGACGTCGAGGGCATCTCCTGGCTCGCCCGGCATCTGCGCGAGCGCCGTTCCGCGCTCGTCTGCGTCACCCACGACCGCTGGTTCCTCGACCAGGTCTGCACCCGCATGTGGGACGTGCAGCGCGGCGCCGTCCACGAGTACGAGGGCGGGTACTCCGACTACGTCTTCGCGCGCGCGGAGCGGGAGCGCATCGCCGCGACGGAGGAGACCAAGCGGCAGAACCTGGTCCGCAAGGAGCTGGCCTGGCTGCGCCGCGGCGCGCCCGCGCGCACGTCCAAGCCGCGCTTCCGCGTCGAGGCCGCCAACGAGCTCATCGCGGACGTGCCGCCGCCGCGCGACAGCAGCGAGCTGATGAAGTTCGCCTCCTCGCGGCTCGGCCGGACGGTCTTCGACCTCGAGGACGTCACCGTCCAGGCCGGCCCCAAGGTGCTGCTGAAGCACATCACCTGGCACCTCGGCCCCGGTGACCGCATCGGCCTGGTCGGCGTCAACGGCGCCGGCAAGACCTCCCTGCTGCGGGCCCTGGCCGAGGCCGCGCGCACCGAGGGCGAGACCCAGCCGGCGGCCGGCAAGGTCGTCGTCGGCAAGACCGTCAAGCTCGCCTACCTCTCCCAGGAGGTCGCCGAACTCGACCCGAACCTGCGGGTGCTGGAAGCCGTGCAGCAGGTACGCGAACGCGTCGACCTCGGCAAGGGGCGGGAGATGACCGCCGGGCAGCTCTGCGAGACGTTCGGTTTCAACAAGGACAAGCAGTGGACGCCGGTCGGCGACCTGTCCGGCGGCGAGCGCCGACGGCTGCAGATCCTGCGGCTGCTGATGGACGAGCCCAACGTCCTCTTCCTCGACGAGCCCACCAACGACCTGGACATCGAGACCCTCACCCAGCTCGAGGACCTGCTCGACGGCTGGCCCGGCTCGATGATCGTCATCTCCCACGACCGCTTCTTCGTCGAGCGCACCACGGACCGCGTCTTCGCCCTCCTCGGCGACGCCGCGCTGCGGATGCTCCCGCGCGGCATCGACGAGTACATCGAGCGCCGGCAGCGCATGGAGGAGGCCGCGGCCGCCTCCGCCGCCCCGGCGCTCACGCAGAAGGCCGCGCCCGAGAAGAGCGCCGCCGACCAGCGCGCCGCAAAGAAGGAACTGCAGAAGATCGAGCGGCAGTTGGACAAGGTCTCCGAGAAGGAGACCAAGCTGCACGACCGGATCGCCGCCCACGCCACCGACTTCGCGAAGGTGGCCGAACTCGACGCCGAGCTGCGCGCGTTGGCCGGTGAGCGGGAGGAACTGGAGCTGCGATGGCTGGATCTCGCCGAGGACGCGTGA
- a CDS encoding 4-(cytidine 5'-diphospho)-2-C-methyl-D-erythritol kinase, giving the protein MSARVTVRVPAKVNVQLAVGAARPDGFHDLANVFLAVGLYDEVTVTPADALRVTCEGPDAAQVPLDRTNLAARAAIALAERYGRTPDVHLHIAKDIPVAGGMAGGSADGAGALLACDALWGTGATRDELLDICAELGSDVPFSLVGGAALGTGRGEKLTALETGGDFHWVFAMAGRGLSTPAVFREFDRLTEGTDVPEPVASGALLDALAAGDPDALAANVSNDLQPAALSLFPELADTLAAGRAAGALAALVSGSGPTTAFLVRDPGAAETVAEALRTCGTCRAVRVASAPAAGATVL; this is encoded by the coding sequence CCACGACCTGGCCAACGTGTTCCTGGCGGTCGGCCTGTACGACGAGGTCACGGTGACCCCGGCCGACGCGCTCCGCGTCACCTGCGAGGGCCCGGACGCGGCCCAGGTGCCCCTGGACCGCACGAACCTGGCGGCGCGGGCCGCGATCGCCCTCGCCGAGCGGTACGGCCGGACCCCCGACGTGCATCTGCACATCGCCAAGGACATCCCGGTCGCCGGGGGCATGGCCGGCGGCAGCGCGGACGGCGCGGGCGCCCTGCTGGCCTGCGACGCGCTATGGGGCACCGGCGCCACCCGGGACGAACTCCTCGACATCTGCGCCGAGTTGGGCAGCGACGTGCCGTTCAGCCTGGTCGGCGGGGCGGCTCTCGGCACCGGGCGCGGCGAGAAGCTGACGGCCCTGGAGACCGGCGGCGACTTCCACTGGGTGTTCGCCATGGCCGGACGGGGACTGTCGACGCCGGCGGTGTTCCGCGAGTTCGACCGGCTCACCGAGGGGACGGACGTCCCCGAACCGGTCGCCTCCGGCGCGCTCCTGGACGCCCTTGCCGCGGGCGACCCCGACGCCCTCGCGGCCAACGTCTCCAACGACCTCCAGCCCGCCGCGCTGTCGCTCTTCCCCGAACTCGCCGACACCCTCGCGGCGGGGCGCGCGGCGGGCGCGCTGGCCGCCCTGGTCTCGGGCTCGGGGCCCACGACGGCGTTCCTCGTGCGTGATCCGGGGGCGGCGGAGACAGTGGCCGAGGCCCTGCGCACCTGCGGCACCTGCCGAGCGGTGCGGGTGGCGTCGGCGCCGGCGGCGGGGGCGACGGTGCTCTGA